TCACAGTCTTTAGTTAAAGTGGTTTCAACAGGAATATATCAACACAAACAGAGGATACCTGAATACAACTGCAGATACCTAGGTAGGgaagtgtttaaaaaacaaaaaaacttcattaaaaaaattggGCTTTTTGGAGTTTTTTTCCTACATCTTAGACGGCAAATATCCAATTGGTCTTCTATACAAGAATGTTCACATGTCAAATTACGCAATTCATAAATAATAGAATCATTTCCCAGAGATCAGCAAGAGAACGCACGGCTGGCCAAAGTTTCTGGAGTTGCTTCCGCTGTCACTTCAGTGATTCATAGTATAGTACCCAGCTGAAGTGTAGTGATTCATAGTATAGTACCCAGCTGAAGTGTAGTGATTCATAGTATAGTACCCAGCTGAAATGTTGAACAAATGATTGTCTTCTGTACAAGCAGGGTTTGGATCTTTGCATTAAAGTTGCATAGcaacaaatatatacaaacaatGAAATCTAGCTacttatataaaatgtatttgaacaggatttaaaaaaagaaaaatgtcccCGTAATTCTAAAACACCAGTCCAGTCTGGGAAGAGAAAAGCATTATGAACCACATTTCAATTGGTATTCTTCATGAACTGTAAACACAAAAGGTTATAGTAACATAACAGGGCTACAtatggcagagagagagagagagagagagagagagagagagagagagagagagagagagagagagagagagagagagagagagagatgggtagttgatatataacatttaacaaatattagatataaaaaaaaacctttttattaTAGATACCAGTTtttgaacagttttgtttaaGTGCACTTAATGCATAGGAAATGTTTGCTTTTCCAatgaaatgtaacatttaaactttatttgCTGTAAAATATCTATATTATATTGTTAATAATCCTTATAATATAAACATACATAGTTTATAATGCTGAGGGATGACTTTACATCTGAATAGCCTCCAAAACCCCCAAATTTGGTCTCGGTCTTTCACAGCAAATAATGTTGTTTCAAGGCAATTGTGGTGAACTTTGATAATGTCCGAAAAGACACTCTTTCCATTTTAATAAAGCATATCTGAATAAATCTTTGCATGTCATTCAggcttattttactgtatatatatatatatatatatatatatatatatatatatatatatatatatttacataacaaaaaaaggAATTCCTATTTACAGTTCTGCAGTAATTATTGATTCACTGTATGCGTGTCTATTCGAGTCTCCTATTAAACAGGCTTGCGTCGAGTCCATTTGCATTACTTTCTGATTCATGTGTCCAAAGATTGGCACAGCGCTCCCAGGGTGACTGGAAATGGTGATACAGTGTGACAGCAGTGGGGTGTTTGCATCATGATTGGATCCTGTGGAAGGAATGCTTGTCACGTGACCCGTGCTGGTGGAGCCGCTTGCGCTGCTGGGTGAGCGGCTCTTGGGAGGCGGACAGTGCTGGATGACTCTGGGCGGGCCCTGTGGTTGGAAGTGTGCAGTGGGGAAAGCAGCGTAGCCTGGTGGGATAGGGTACCCGTTCACTGGGATGAACCTCTGATTCTGGGGCATCTGAGCTGCCATGAACCCTGCTATCTGAGCCTGCTGTATCCCCTGTGCTGGGTAAATGAAGTTAGCGTATCTGGGGTTGCTGAGATTGCTAACCGGGCTGGCGCTGAGGGAGGTGGTCTGTGTCGTGGCATTGCCCCCTGAAGGCGTGGTGGAGCTGGTGTGGCTCGAAAGCCCCTCCCAAGCTCTCAGCCTGGCGTGGATGTCCTTGAAGCGTGACCTTCGGGCAGGGTTCTCCTGCCAGCACTCGGTCATCAAGCCATACATCCTGGGAGGGCAGTCATCAGGGCAGGGCAGAAGCTGTCGTTTCCGGACCATCTCCATCACCTCCTGATTACTGAAACCGTAATAGGGCTGCAGCCCAAAACTGAAGACCTCCCACAGAACCACACCAAAGGACCAGATGTCGGAGTCAGTGGAGAACTTCCCGTACATGATTGCTTCCAGGGGCATCCAGCGAATGGGTAAAAGCGAATTTGGCTGGACCCTGAAATAATCCGAGGAGTAGATGTCTCTGGAAAGTCCAAGGTCAGACACCTTTACGTGGAGCTGCTCCCCAACCAGGATGTTCCGGGCAGCCAGGTCCTTGTGGACAAAGAAGTGGCTAGCCAGGTACTCCATGGCAGCTGCGATCTGGACGGAGATGTGCAGGAAGTCTCCGTGGTCCAGGCTGGATCTGACGGTGCAATCCTCGTCGCTGCTGCAGCCCACGTCCGAGTGTGGGGAACGCATGATGAGGAACTCGTGCAGGTCGCCCTGGTTCAGGAACTCGAAGAGCATGCATATGGGCTGCTCCTGAGTCACCACCCCCAGCAGGCACACAATGTTGTGGTGATGGAGCTCTGACATGAGGGACGCCTCCTGCTGGAACTCCCCCCACAGCTGGGGGCTGGAGTAGTCCTTCAGGGTCTTGATGGCCACCAGCTGTGCATGGTCCATGCCAGGGAGGTAGAGGTGGCCTTTGTAGATCTTTCCGAAAGCACAATCACCCAGCTCCTCCATGAAGCGCACTGCGGAGAGAGGCAGCTCCTTTGCTTTGCTCtgtaatgagagagagagagagagagagagagagagagagagagagagagagagagagagagagagagagagagagagagacgtattCACATTAGGGGCGAGCAGGAGTTTCCATttgatttgaataaaaaaaaaaaagaaaaacaatataatCATTGTGTGGCGGGGTGCTCCGCGCTTGTGCGTATATCTGTTTTTTATGTGGGGTGTCATTGCtagtgtgtatgtattggtgcatggggtatAATGTGggctgtgtagcacgagtgatttaaaatgtatgggtGATCGCAATTGCTACTCATGCGGGAGCACAATATTTGTTTgggttcatccactgtttgtttgtgtgtttgttttggccaacgtgccgtttgttttgttcagtgttttgtgttttgttaaatctttttatttattattaaatcagcTCATCAGTGCATTTCATATCCCAGCACTgctgtctgtctacttcctggcctgacgtcacctcaAAGACATCTTGTCACACATTGTTACTGGGAAAACTGCCAGTTAAAATAGGAGAAATAACGCTAGTTAATCATTACTTTCAGCCCTGAAATCTCTCAGACTGTGCTTGCAACAACCGAGAGAAGATTAGTAACAACTCCTCTTTAAAGAAACTGTTACAATATGGAACCAACAGGTGGTGCCAATTGCTTTGTAAAAATCTCAGCGGGAATTATTTTTTAGTAAAGATTAAATTAGTGAAGTGTTCAGATTGTCTGCTGAACTGAAATGGGGATCTCAAGGCTTTCAGATCTGAAACAGGCAGCTTGCAAAATACATCTTTTAATCTGAAGGTTCTGTATGAGAAAAAGATTAATCTTATGAACCTACACCTGACTGGCAGAGGCTGTGACTCAGTTGCTTCTGACATGGTTAAATACAAACAGAATTCTGTATGAATTGTATAGATGTCACTTTCATCTTGGAGCCCAGATTAGGTTTATTCAGTGGGAGGAGGGTGCAGAGATAAGTAGGATCATTCATGCATAATGATCCGTGGAACAAACTCCAGGTATGCCTCCAACCATTTAAAACATGTGATCTTAGATAAGCCTTGTAAACGTTTGGAAAGGTATACCAAAGTATAGTGTGAAAGTTTGGTATATCATGCCACATGATGTGGTAATACATAGAAAATGCATGGTAAAGTGCAAATTTAACATGGCAAACATTTACAGTAACAGGGACTGGAGAAGATAAAATCCtggtaatacaaaatgaaattcCTGACAGAAGCCACAGGGGAAGCAGAAGGAAATCTGCTTTATTATTAGAGGACAGATGTTTTATGTTATAGACAATCCTCCGGGCCAAAGCTTAGTCGGTTCGGCCTCATGGTTGATGATAAACTTTCATAAACCGATGAACCCCCAGCGACCCAGAACAGGATTCTGCTTGTTCGCagacacaaaagaaaacaaagctaagaaTGTTTGGAAGGAAAAAGGATGCTCCATGTTTGGGGACCATAAATCGGTGAAGTTTTTTGTTTGACAATTGCGGTACTGCAGTGAAAACAGTTATTGAAGAATGCCTAGGGCTGCTATCCAAGATAAACTCAGTATGGTGGAAAATAACCCAGCACTGCTTCTATTGCCGTCTTGTTACTGACAACAAGTCAATATTTAGTGTGTAATTACACAACAACATGAAGTCAAGCTGttccatcatttttgttttccagacacTCTTTTCACCTTGAAGCCACTTTTTGTGGCACAGGTTATAGAGTCGTACCCTGGCTTTCAATACTGCACACTGGAAACAGGCAGGGtttcctgtaacacaggaagtgaatgcgCCGAGAAAACCAAGAATTACCATAAAACTTATGGTGTTGTAGCACAGACATAAgccaaaagtgaaaataaaggaGTATGAAAAACACAATTGGAATGTGAGGTAAGAACTTTTCTTTAAAGCTTTTGTTAtttatgcaaacaaaaaaaaaaaacattcttctcAGTCTTGGAGgtagaacatttttttaaaataaataaatcaaggaaTAAAGTTTTTCAGCTcctaaataaacagcacagacCCAGCTAAGCCTAGTCTGAGACTGTCTGACAGACCTAACTGCCTTCCCGTATTTAGTGGAATGGTAGTTTTACCCCGTCTGGTACGATGGTGACATAAGAATGCTTCAGTTCAAATCATGTACAATAAATCCTTTTGAGAAATCGGATATAGTGGCCGACAGATAGCAGAAAAGTGAAGAATTTGGTCAATTTTATAGCCCTAGTTCATGTCGAAGTGCATATCATATAAAAAGACATGCTTGCAATGGCCTGAAAGTAAACAACATTAATATGAGATGTCATGCACATGGATTGCGATTCAACAACACCATTACATCTAAACATTGCATTGGCAACGTCAGccttagtttgtttgtttgtgttggaGTGAATGCAGGTCCTGTATGCATatgtatatttactgtatgtatgaGTGTGTGTTATTGGGAGCACGTCTGGGGTTTAAAATATAtgaagctaattaaataattccagtaaatcttcaTAAAGTTGCAGGAAGGAACTAAGGCGAC
The sequence above is drawn from the Acipenser ruthenus chromosome 12, fAciRut3.2 maternal haplotype, whole genome shotgun sequence genome and encodes:
- the LOC117416903 gene encoding inactive tyrosine-protein kinase transmembrane receptor ROR1-like; amino-acid sequence: MYQTRATGKLERGCQFHFLRVFLLLGVVLGTHIGTGTDLPYDPDVMASSSWNISSEADKDYYLTLDEPMNNITTSLGQTAELHCKVSGNPTPAIRWLKNDAPVVQEPRRISFRVTSYGSRLRIRNLDTTDTGYFQCVANNGKRSVSTTGVLFVKFGPPPTASPGKSSQDEYEEDGFCQPYRGIACARFIGNRSIYVDSLQMQGVIENQITAAFTMIGTSNHLSDRCSQFAIPSLCNFAFPFCDETSSAPKPRDLCRDECEILENDLCRTEYIIARSNPIILMRLKLPNCEDLPQPESPEAANCMRIGIPMAEPINKNHKCFNNTGVDYRGTASVTKSGLQCQPWNSQYPHSHAYLAVRYPELNGGHSYCRNPGNHKEAPWCFTLEEAVKMELCDIPACDFKESNNKMEILYILVPSVAIPLAIALLFFFICVCRNNQKSSTPPAQSQPKPVRGQNVEMSMLNAYKPKSKAKELPLSAVRFMEELGDCAFGKIYKGHLYLPGMDHAQLVAIKTLKDYSSPQLWGEFQQEASLMSELHHHNIVCLLGVVTQEQPICMLFEFLNQGDLHEFLIMRSPHSDVGCSSDEDCTVRSSLDHGDFLHISVQIAAAMEYLASHFFVHKDLAARNILVGEQLHVKVSDLGLSRDIYSSDYFRVQPNSLLPIRWMPLEAIMYGKFSTDSDIWSFGVVLWEVFSFGLQPYYGFSNQEVMEMVRKRQLLPCPDDCPPRMYGLMTECWQENPARRSRFKDIHARLRAWEGLSSHTSSTTPSGGNATTQTTSLSASPVSNLSNPRYANFIYPAQGIQQAQIAGFMAAQMPQNQRFIPVNGYPIPPGYAAFPTAHFQPQGPPRVIQHCPPPKSRSPSSASGSTSTGHVTSIPSTGSNHDANTPLLSHCITISSHPGSAVPIFGHMNQKVMQMDSTQACLIGDSNRHAYSESIITAEL